In Deltaproteobacteria bacterium, the sequence CAGCGGCACGGTCGACGCGCGCACCGACGTCTACGCCCTCGGCACGATGCTCTACGAGCTGCTCGCCGGCTGCGTGCCCTTCCCCGACAAGAACCCGTTCGTGGTGATCGGGCGCCTGCTGGGCGAGACCCCGGTGCCGCTGCGGATGCACCGGCCCGACCTCTCGACCGAGCTCGAGGCCATCGTGATGACATGCCTCGAGAAGGACCCCAACGCGCGCTTCCAGAGCATGGATGCGCTGGGGGCCGCGCTGGCCAGCTGCGATCGCGACGACGTCGTGGTCGGCACCGCGAAGGTGCGGCTGCCCAGCGGCCTGCTGCGCAGCGCGACCATGAAGCCGAGCGCGCCGCTGTCGCTGCCGCCCAAGACCGATCCGCCACCACCGCGGCCGGCTCCGACGGTGCCGCTGGCGAAGACGCCGATGCGCGGGGCCCCGGCCGCGCGCACCGATGCGCCGTCGTCGGCGACCCCGGCGACCGCCCGCGCCTCGGGCCCGAACGACACCGCACTGGTATCTGCGCCCGGCAGCCGGCCCTCGCCGGTGCCCGTCGCTGCCGCCGCGCGTCCGGCCTCGGTGCCCAACGTCGCCGCGGTCTCGCGCCCGGGCAGCACCCGCGCCGCCGCAGGCTCGAGCACGACCATGACGATCCCCGGCCGCAGCACCGCGTGGCTGGGCGTGGTCGTCGGTGGCGTCGGCATGCTCGCGCTCGGCGGCACCGCGACGTGGTGGGCACTGCACGGGCGCGGCCGCACCGACGCGGAGACCGTGCCCGCCACGATCGCGCCGGCCACCGAGCCGACCACCGCGCCGAGCCCGGTGCCCGCGCCACCGACCACGGTCTTCGTGCCGATCGCCACGCCGTCGCCCGCGACGCTGCCGGGCACCACCGACGCCGGCACGCCGCCGCCGCCGGTGGTCGCCGCCGACCCGGTGCCGGGCGTCGACGCGAAGGGCCGCAAGCGTCCGCGCGGCAGCGAGGTCACGACCACCACGCCGGCGACCACGACCACGACCACGACCACGCCAAGCACCACGACCACCGTGCCCGCGACGACCAC encodes:
- a CDS encoding protein kinase, which translates into the protein MDERAAHVSHALGLDLDGLVLDGRYQIGQRVGAGGMAAVYEGRRLGLERRVAIKILRPELAENESNVRRFLREAKAASSIQHPNIVSIEDVGGQSRPVYFVMEYLDGVDLRHELRRVGRFDWPRTHDLAQQVVSALSAAHQMGIVHRDVKPANCFLVRDPDGYERIKVLDFGIAKVLEESQEFTANVTATHGIVGTVAYMAPEQARSGTVDARTDVYALGTMLYELLAGCVPFPDKNPFVVIGRLLGETPVPLRMHRPDLSTELEAIVMTCLEKDPNARFQSMDALGAALASCDRDDVVVGTAKVRLPSGLLRSATMKPSAPLSLPPKTDPPPPRPAPTVPLAKTPMRGAPAARTDAPSSATPATARASGPNDTALVSAPGSRPSPVPVAAAARPASVPNVAAVSRPGSTRAAAGSSTTMTIPGRSTAWLGVVVGGVGMLALGGTATWWALHGRGRTDAETVPATIAPATEPTTAPSPVPAPPTTVFVPIATPSPATLPGTTDAGTPPPPVVAADPVPGVDAKGRKRPRGSEVTTTTPATTTTTTTTPSTTTTVPATTTTPRTSTSDDGRDPRISPDLRNPFGRPKG